The DNA segment AGCACCTCGGCCAACGCTTCCTTGTCCGCCGCGTCGCAGGCCACGATGGTTGCCTCGGCACCCAGCTCCCGCAACTCCGCCGTCAGCTCGTCGGCGCCTTCCGCGCGCGGCCCGCCACGGCTCAGGAGAAGCAGGTGCCGGACGCCGGACTCGGTCACCAGGTGGCGTGCGAGCTCAGCGCCCAGCACACCGGTACCACCGGTGATCAGCACGGTTCCGTCCGGGTTCCACGCCCGGCCGGTCGGCCGGCCGCCCCCACTCGTCCTGGCCAGCCTCGGTACGTACAGCTCACCCTGGCGCACCGCCACCTGCGGCTCGCGGGATGCCAGCGCGGCGGGCAGCTGCTTGCACGCCTCGTGGGTGTCGTCCGCCTCGATCACGACGATCCGGTCACCGTGCTCGGACTGGGCGGAGCGCACCAGCCCCCACACGCCGGCGGCCGAGAGAGCCGGCGTCCGGCCGGTGAGGAGCACCAGCCTGGCACCGGCGAACCGATCGTCGGACAGCCAGGTCTGCAGGATGCCCAGCGTGTGCAGTACGGCGGCGCGCACGGCCACCGCTTCGTCGGGATCCCGCAGCGGCACCGGGACCACCACGACGGCCGGTGCGGAAACGCCGGCGCCGATGTGCTCGGCCAGGTCCTCGAAGCTCTCGTAGGAGCGGTCTGCCACCCCGGCGTCCACCAGAGAGCCGGACTGCGGTTCCACGGCGCCGACGACGACCCAGGGGCCGGTGTCCTGCGCCTGCTCACGGGCACCGAGCTTCGTCCACTCCAGATGGAACAGGGAGTGTTCTCCGGCGGACTTCAGGAGGTCGAGCTGCTTGGCGGGTGCCTTCCGTACCAGCAGCGATTCCACCGACAGGACGGGCCGCCCGGCCGCATCCCGCGCCACCAGCGCCACGGCGTCGGCGCCCTGCGCGGTCAGCTGGACGCGTAGTGAGGTGGTGCCGGTCGCGTACAGCGAGACGCCGTTCCACGAGAAGGGCAGCATGATCTGGCCGGAATCCGAGCCCGTGTGCAGCAGTCCGCCTGCCACCGCCGCCTGGACCGCCGCGTCGAGCAGGGCCGGGTGCGACTGGTACGCGTCCGCCTCCGGGAGGCACTGCTCGGGGAGCTCCACCTCGGCCAGGACGGCGTCGCCGTTTCTCCACACCGACCGCAGCCCCTGGAACGCGGAACCGTAGTGGAAGTCGTCAGCCGCCAGCCGTTCGTACAACCCCGAGATGTCGACCTGCTCCGAGCCGGGAGGCGGCCACGCGGCGTTGTCGACGGCGACGTTCTCCGCACCGGCCGACAACGTTCCGACCGCGTGCCGCGTCCAGCCCTGCCCGAGGTCGGCGCGGCGCGAATGCAAGCTGACCGAGCGCCGCGCGTCGTCGCCGGGCGCGCCGACCACGAACTGGATGTCCACCTCCTTGCCCTCGGGCAGCACGAGCGGCGTCTCGAAGGCCAGCTCTTCGATCCGGTCGCAGCCGGCCTCCTCTGCCACGAAGAGCGCCATCTCGACGAACGCGGTCCCCGGCAGCAGCACGGTTCCCAGCACGGCGTGGTCGTTGAGCCAGGAATGCTCACTTCCCGACAGGGTCCCGGAAAACACCAGGCCGCCTTCGGGCTGCGCCAGCGGGACGAGACCGGTCAGCAGCGGATGGGCTGTCGAAGCGTCCTTCACGGACGCGTTCTCTAGCCAGTAGTGGTCGTGTTGGAAGGGGTAGGTGGGGAGTGCGATGCGTTGGGTTGTGTGGTGGGTGAAGGTGGCGTTCCAGTCGATGTCGACGCCGTGGACGTGGGCTTCGCCGAGTGAGGTGAGGAAGCGGTTCATGCCTCCGTCGTCGCGTCGGAGGGTGGCGAGTGCGACGGTGGGGGAGTTGGTGTGGTTGTCGAAGGTGTCCTGGAGGCCCATGTTCAGGACGGGGTGGGCGCTGACTTCGATGAATACGTCGCGTCCGTCGTCGAGGAGGCGTCGGGTGGTCTCTTCGAAGCGGACGGTTTGTCGGAGGTTGCGGACCCAGTAGTCGGCGTTCAGTTCTGTGGTGTCGATGGGTTCGCCGGTGACTGTTGAGTAGAAGGGGATGCGGGAGGATGAGGGCTGGAGTCCTGTGAGGGAGGTGGTGAGTTCTTGTTCGATGCTGTCGACGTGGGCGGAGTGGGAGGCGTAGTCGACGGCGACCATGCGGGCGTGGATTCCCTCATTGGTCCGTGCGGTGACGAAGTCCTCGACGGCGTTGACGTCGCCGGAGATGACCACTGACCGTGGGCCGTTGACAGCGGCGACCGATAGCCCCTCCAGACCGGCGAGGTGTTCGCGTACTTCGTCCAGCGGCAGGGACACCGATCCCATGGCGCCGGAGCCGGCGAGTTTGTCCCGGATGAGCTGACTGCGCAGCGCGACGATGCGGGCTCCGTCGTCCAGGGAGAGTGCGCCCGCCACACAGGCCGCAGCGATTTCCCCCTGGGAGTGTCCGGCTACTGCGGAGGGGGTGACGCCCATGGACTGCCATAGTCCTGCGAGGGAGACCATCACTGCCCAGGAGGCGGGCTGGACGACGTCGACCCGCTCCAGCATGGAGGCGTCGCCGAGGACGTCGGACAGGGACCAGTCCACGTACGGGGCAAGCGCCTGCTCGCACTCGGTCATGAGTGTCGCGAACCCTGGGGAGGACTCCATGAGGTCCTGCCCCATGCCGACCCATTGCGCGCCCTGTCCCGGGAACACGAAGACGACCTCACGGTGGGCAACGGCCGTCCCCTCGGCCACCCAGGTCGTCAGGTCCCCGTTCAGGGCCACGGCGCGGTGTTCGAAGTGGGCCCGTCCCGTGGCGAGGGTGTATCCGACGTCGACGGGGTCGAGTTCGGGGTGGGTTTCCAGGTGGGTGCGCAGGCGGTCGGACTGGTCGCGTAGTGCGTCCGCGCTGCGGCCGGACAGGACCCAAGGCACCACGCTGCCGGTCTTGCGGGTGGGGGGCTGTTCCGGTGGAGCCTGTTCGATGATGACGTGTGCGTTGGTGCCCGAGACGCCGAAGGACGAGACGCCGGCCCGGCGTGGTCGGTCGGATGCGGGCCATGGCTGTGCGGCCGTGGCGAGTTCGACGCCTTCGCCCCACTGGACGTGCGGGGAGGGCGTGTCCACGTGCAGCGATGCCGGGACCACGCCGTGTCGCATTGCTTGGACCATTTTGATGATCCCCGCGACGCCGGCGGCGGCTTGGGTGTGGCCGAGGTTCGACTTGACCGACCCGAGCAGCAACGGAGTGCCGGAGCGCTGCTTGCCATACGTTTCGACCAGGGCGCCGACCTCGATCGGATCGCCCAGCCGCGTCCCCGTGCCGTGCCCTTCCACGACATCGACGTCACCTGGTCCCAGCCCGGCACCCGCCAATGCCTGTCGCACCACCCGCTCCTGGGCGCGTCCGCTCGGTGCCGTCAGCCCGTTCGAGGCGCCGTCCTGGTTCACGGCGGAGCCCCGCACCACGGCGAGCACTCGGTGCCCGTTCCGCACCGCGTCGGACAACCGCTCCACCACCAACACACCCACGCCCTCGGCGAACCCGGTGCCGTCGGCCGCCGCGGCGAAGGACTTGCACCTGCCGTCCGGGGCGAGGCCGCGCTGCCGGCTGAACTCCACGAACCGTGAGGGAGAGGACATCACGGTGACACCGCCTGCCAAGGCCAGGGAGGTCTCACCGGTGCGCAGCGACTGCACTGCCCAGTGCAGCGCCACCAACGACGACGAACACGCCGTGTCCACCGTCACCGCGGGACCCTCGAAGCCCAGTGCATAGGCCACCCGGCCGGACAGCACACTGGCGGCGCTCCCCGTTCCCAACTGTGCTTCCAGCGCGGCGGGGTAGCGCCTCAGCCTGGAGGCGTAGTCCTGCCCGTTGGACCCGATGAAGAGGCTGGTGTCACTTTCCCGCAGTGTGAAGGGGTCGATCCCTGCGTCTTCCAGGGCTTCCCAGGACGTTTCCAGCAGCAATCGCTGCTGCGGGTCCATCGCCAACGCCTCACGCGGAGAGATGCCGAAGAACTCCGGGTCGAAGTTCTTGGAATTCTCCAAGAACCCCCCGTGCCGGGTGTAGCTCGACCCTGCTTTTTCGCTGTCGGGGTCGAAGAGTGCGTCGACGTCCCAGCCTCGGTCCTCCGGGAAACCGGACACCGCGTCCCGTTCCGAGATCACCAGGTTCCACAAGTCAGCAGGGTTGGAAACCCCGCCGGGGTAATGGCATGCCATTCCCACGACCGCCACCGGCTCACGGCTGCTTTCGGTGAGTTCGCGATTTCGTTGTCGTAGTCGTTCGCTTTCCTTCACAGAGGCGCGTAGTGCGTTGATGAGCTGCTGTTCAGACATCATTACCCCAGGCTCGTGACTCAGATATCGCCGACTTGGTGTGCCATCTCGATGAGTGCGGCGAGATCAGCTGAGTCAGCATCAGCACCGGCTGCCACAGGTTCATCCGGCGCGCTTTCAGGCTCCGTGGACGGGGGAGGACTCGGAAACAGCTCGTCGCACAGTTTCCGCGCCATCGCCTCAGCCGTCGAGTACTCGAAGGCGAACGTGGTCGGTAGCCGCAGGCCCGTAGCCGCGTTCAGCTTGTTGCGCAGCTGCACGGCCTCCATGGAACCGAGGCCGAGTTCGGTGAATGCCGTCCTGGCACCGATCTCGCCCGAGTCCTCCTGGTATCCCAGGACGGCAGCGGCGTTCGTGCGGACAAGGTCCACCAGAGCGCGGATCTTTGCGTTGGTGGAAAGGCTGGCCAACCGGTGCCGGAGGGATGCGTCGGCCGGCTCTTTCGCCTGCTGAGCGCGCACCCTCCGGACGGGCTCGGCAGCTCCGAGCTTCTCGGCGGATATCGGCCGCAGCACCAAGGACTCCACCGATGCCACGGGGCGGCCCGTGGTCTGCGTAATGCTCAGTGACAGAGTGTCCGGCTGCCGCCTTGAGATCCTGCACCGCAGTACGGAGGCTCCCGTTTCGTACAACGACACCCCCGTCCAGGAAAAGGGCATCCGAATCTGTCGCGCTTCCTCATTCAGGTCAGCGACCAGCAGAGACTGAAGGAGCGCGTCGAGCAGTGCCGGGTGCAGGAGAAAGGAGCCGGAACCGCCGGCTTCTGGTCCGGCCAGTGCGACTTCGGCGAATACGTCCTGGTCGTTGCGCCATGCTGCGCGAAGGCACCGGAATGCCGGACCGTAGTCGTATCCGCGCTCGACCAAGTCCTCATAGGCACCGCTCAGATCGAGAGCGGTGGCACCCCTCGGCGGCCACTCCTCGGCTGCGGTGGAGGGGCCAGCGTCCCGCGCGGACGACCTCATCATGGAGCCGACCGCGTGCCGTACCCAGCCCGA comes from the Streptomyces angustmyceticus genome and includes:
- a CDS encoding type I polyketide synthase, whose amino-acid sequence is MMSEQQLINALRASVKESERLRQRNRELTESSREPVAVVGMACHYPGGVSNPADLWNLVISERDAVSGFPEDRGWDVDALFDPDSEKAGSSYTRHGGFLENSKNFDPEFFGISPREALAMDPQQRLLLETSWEALEDAGIDPFTLRESDTSLFIGSNGQDYASRLRRYPAALEAQLGTGSAASVLSGRVAYALGFEGPAVTVDTACSSSLVALHWAVQSLRTGETSLALAGGVTVMSSPSRFVEFSRQRGLAPDGRCKSFAAAADGTGFAEGVGVLVVERLSDAVRNGHRVLAVVRGSAVNQDGASNGLTAPSGRAQERVVRQALAGAGLGPGDVDVVEGHGTGTRLGDPIEVGALVETYGKQRSGTPLLLGSVKSNLGHTQAAAGVAGIIKMVQAMRHGVVPASLHVDTPSPHVQWGEGVELATAAQPWPASDRPRRAGVSSFGVSGTNAHVIIEQAPPEQPPTRKTGSVVPWVLSGRSADALRDQSDRLRTHLETHPELDPVDVGYTLATGRAHFEHRAVALNGDLTTWVAEGTAVAHREVVFVFPGQGAQWVGMGQDLMESSPGFATLMTECEQALAPYVDWSLSDVLGDASMLERVDVVQPASWAVMVSLAGLWQSMGVTPSAVAGHSQGEIAAACVAGALSLDDGARIVALRSQLIRDKLAGSGAMGSVSLPLDEVREHLAGLEGLSVAAVNGPRSVVISGDVNAVEDFVTARTNEGIHARMVAVDYASHSAHVDSIEQELTTSLTGLQPSSSRIPFYSTVTGEPIDTTELNADYWVRNLRQTVRFEETTRRLLDDGRDVFIEVSAHPVLNMGLQDTFDNHTNSPTVALATLRRDDGGMNRFLTSLGEAHVHGVDIDWNATFTHHTTQRIALPTYPFQHDHYWLENASVKDASTAHPLLTGLVPLAQPEGGLVFSGTLSGSEHSWLNDHAVLGTVLLPGTAFVEMALFVAEEAGCDRIEELAFETPLVLPEGKEVDIQFVVGAPGDDARRSVSLHSRRADLGQGWTRHAVGTLSAGAENVAVDNAAWPPPGSEQVDISGLYERLAADDFHYGSAFQGLRSVWRNGDAVLAEVELPEQCLPEADAYQSHPALLDAAVQAAVAGGLLHTGSDSGQIMLPFSWNGVSLYATGTTSLRVQLTAQGADAVALVARDAAGRPVLSVESLLVRKAPAKQLDLLKSAGEHSLFHLEWTKLGAREQAQDTGPWVVVGAVEPQSGSLVDAGVADRSYESFEDLAEHIGAGVSAPAVVVVPVPLRDPDEAVAVRAAVLHTLGILQTWLSDDRFAGARLVLLTGRTPALSAAGVWGLVRSAQSEHGDRIVVIEADDTHEACKQLPAALASREPQVAVRQGELYVPRLARTSGGGRPTGRAWNPDGTVLITGGTGVLGAELARHLVTESGVRHLLLLSRGGPRAEGADELTAELRELGAEATIVACDAADKEALAEVLAAVPGAHPLTAVVHAAGVLDDALITDMTPAQVSAVLAPKVDAALHLHLLTQGLDLSDFIVFSSASAVFGGPGQGNYAAANAVLDALVLRRRAEGLPGIALAWGFWSQRTGMTAHLGDADVRRMERAGVTELSTEEGLALFDLARAWDVPAVVPMKLNLSSLRAQAGHLGVPSVLQGLVRVPTRRTAAEPDQRWSAARLAALPESERAPALHELVRAEVAAVLGHDDAAAIDPERAFMDLGFDSLTAVELRNRLITATGLRLPTTVVFTYATTAALSEHLLAGILESQAGPTRDGLDEVEAELRRTPPGDARHEALVRRLRELAATWLPEQSAEADADLDVSTIDEILDLAEGELEGLAAGEEGK